One stretch of Siphonobacter curvatus DNA includes these proteins:
- a CDS encoding YicC/YloC family endoribonuclease, protein MLKSMTGFGRGVLEADGFQVTAEIKTLNSKGLDIFCRIPKSLSSREIELRNLLSAELERGKIELNISITKTAQAEASVSVNRPLVKAYFQDLRESFYHLSNSFDDLEMFKLALTWPNAQNTEVVTESSEDEWKTALEAVRLALTECQAFREREGQVLEGIFSDCINGIEKGLQQVSEQDGLRIPAVRERLLKTITDLLGEDGFDKNRFEQELVYYVEKYDISEEKVRLQTHLDYFREIIQEGNGKKLGFMAQEIGREINTIGSKANDAGLQRLVVGMKDDLEKIKEQTANVL, encoded by the coding sequence ATGTTGAAATCGATGACCGGCTTTGGTCGGGGCGTACTGGAAGCGGATGGCTTTCAGGTAACCGCTGAAATTAAGACGTTAAATTCCAAAGGGTTAGACATTTTTTGCCGCATACCCAAAAGTTTATCAAGTCGGGAAATTGAACTGCGTAATCTCCTTTCGGCTGAACTTGAACGCGGAAAGATTGAGCTGAATATCAGTATTACTAAGACGGCACAGGCCGAAGCCTCCGTTTCAGTAAACCGTCCGCTCGTGAAGGCGTATTTTCAGGATTTACGCGAAAGCTTCTACCACCTGAGCAACAGTTTCGACGATCTGGAAATGTTCAAGCTGGCTCTGACCTGGCCGAATGCCCAAAATACCGAAGTAGTTACAGAAAGCTCGGAAGACGAGTGGAAAACCGCTCTGGAAGCCGTACGTCTGGCCCTGACCGAATGCCAGGCCTTCCGCGAACGCGAAGGACAGGTGCTCGAAGGGATCTTCAGCGATTGCATCAACGGGATTGAAAAAGGCTTACAGCAAGTTTCCGAACAGGATGGACTGCGGATTCCGGCAGTACGCGAACGCTTGCTGAAAACCATTACGGATTTACTCGGGGAAGATGGTTTCGATAAAAATCGCTTCGAGCAGGAGTTGGTCTACTACGTCGAGAAATACGACATTTCCGAAGAAAAAGTACGCCTGCAAACGCACCTCGATTATTTCCGGGAAATCATCCAGGAAGGTAACGGCAAAAAGCTGGGTTTCATGGCTCAGGAAATTGGCCGAGAAATCAATACCATCGGCTCGAAAGCCAATGATGCGGGCCTGCAGCGACTGGTCGTAGGTATGAAAGACGATCTGGAGAAAATTAAGGAACAAACGGCGAACGTGTTGTAA
- a CDS encoding GNAT family N-acetyltransferase, with protein MDATYTVRIVEFSEAIPTLPFERYLFNEPLHLQTQVQPGDRVLTFFLLKAEQIQARLTVFMTPEKAISPRRATFGGIETSTNVPLTALQIFVQAVLSEVSTVPFLELRSFPDGLNPDLASHLHRLFTEAGFRVTTSELNQHLPVSSLPIEQHLHTSTLRRLRKSEREGFKFSEWVEPDWPQVHAFIAEARRRKNRPMTLSLEQLRQSVQQLPGIFRVFTVRQDTVLAALIVTVHINDRILYTLYPADDPTFLSSSPLILAYAGLYRVCQREGYELLDLGISTENGERNEGLIRFKNNLGAIESEKRTYTFFFPRK; from the coding sequence ATGGATGCTACGTATACGGTACGGATCGTTGAGTTTTCAGAAGCTATTCCGACCCTCCCCTTTGAACGTTATTTGTTTAATGAACCCCTTCACCTTCAAACCCAGGTACAGCCGGGCGACCGGGTACTGACCTTTTTTTTACTGAAAGCGGAGCAGATACAGGCCCGGCTTACGGTATTTATGACGCCCGAAAAAGCCATCAGTCCCCGCCGGGCGACGTTTGGCGGCATCGAAACAAGTACCAACGTTCCGCTTACAGCGTTGCAGATATTCGTACAGGCTGTTCTTTCCGAAGTTTCAACCGTACCTTTTCTTGAACTCCGCAGTTTTCCAGATGGACTCAATCCCGATTTAGCTTCTCACCTGCATCGGCTGTTTACAGAAGCTGGTTTTCGGGTCACGACCAGCGAACTGAATCAGCACCTTCCGGTTTCTTCCCTACCCATTGAACAGCACTTACACACCTCCACTTTACGTCGATTAAGGAAAAGCGAGCGGGAAGGTTTTAAGTTTTCTGAATGGGTGGAACCCGACTGGCCGCAGGTACACGCCTTCATAGCCGAAGCCCGGCGGCGGAAAAACCGTCCGATGACCCTATCGCTGGAGCAATTACGGCAGTCTGTCCAGCAGTTGCCCGGCATTTTTCGGGTGTTCACCGTGCGGCAGGATACCGTGCTGGCGGCTTTAATCGTAACGGTTCACATCAATGACCGGATTCTGTATACCCTGTATCCTGCTGATGATCCGACTTTTTTAAGCTCCAGTCCGCTCATTCTGGCGTATGCGGGTTTGTATCGGGTTTGTCAACGCGAAGGGTACGAACTACTGGATCTGGGAATCTCCACTGAGAACGGCGAACGCAACGAAGGTCTCATTCGTTTTAAAAATAATCTTGGAGCGATTGAATCAGAAAAACGCACGTACACGTTCTTCTTTCCCAGAAAGTAA
- the rhaT gene encoding L-rhamnose/proton symporter RhaT, whose amino-acid sequence MQALFGVIFHFIGGFASGSFYIPFKRVKEWAWESYWIIGGLFSWLIAPYVAAWLTIPDFMAIIRQTDSDTLFWTYVMGLLWGIGGLTFGLSVRYLGLSLGQSVVLGFCSAFGALIPPIYRDFFTQETEGTITQMINSTGGKVVLLGVLICIIGIVICGRAGVMKEVDLSEEEKKASVQEFNLWTGLIVATFSGILSACFNFGIEAGKPMALKAITAGCNPLFQNNVIFVVVLWGGLTTNLLWSLLLNFRNKTFGNYTDSKTPLLNNYVFSAIAGTTWFLQFFFYGMGESKLGNGASSWILHTASIIIISNLWGLYLKEWKGVQPATYRTILTGIATIILSVMVVGYGNYLSE is encoded by the coding sequence ATGCAGGCTCTCTTTGGTGTCATTTTCCACTTCATTGGTGGGTTCGCTTCCGGCAGTTTCTATATTCCTTTCAAACGCGTAAAAGAGTGGGCTTGGGAAAGTTACTGGATCATTGGTGGTCTATTCTCCTGGCTAATCGCTCCTTACGTGGCCGCCTGGCTTACGATTCCTGATTTCATGGCCATCATTCGGCAAACCGATAGCGATACGCTTTTCTGGACCTACGTGATGGGACTGTTGTGGGGCATCGGTGGCCTTACGTTTGGGTTATCCGTGCGTTACCTGGGCCTCTCCCTTGGCCAGTCAGTGGTACTGGGCTTTTGCTCAGCCTTCGGTGCTTTGATTCCCCCGATTTACCGCGATTTCTTTACCCAGGAAACCGAAGGAACGATTACGCAAATGATTAATTCTACGGGTGGCAAAGTAGTACTCCTGGGCGTACTCATCTGTATCATCGGCATTGTAATTTGCGGACGGGCGGGCGTCATGAAAGAAGTCGATCTTTCCGAAGAAGAGAAAAAAGCCAGTGTACAGGAATTCAACCTCTGGACGGGTCTGATTGTAGCTACATTCTCCGGTATTCTGAGTGCCTGTTTCAACTTCGGTATCGAAGCCGGAAAGCCGATGGCTTTGAAAGCGATCACCGCGGGTTGTAATCCGCTGTTTCAGAATAATGTCATTTTCGTCGTCGTACTCTGGGGAGGACTGACTACTAACCTCCTGTGGTCCTTACTGCTGAATTTCCGCAATAAAACCTTTGGTAACTATACTGATTCCAAAACGCCCCTGCTGAATAACTACGTGTTTTCGGCCATCGCGGGCACGACCTGGTTCCTCCAGTTCTTCTTCTATGGCATGGGTGAAAGCAAGCTGGGCAACGGAGCCAGTTCCTGGATTTTGCACACGGCCAGTATCATCATTATTTCCAACCTTTGGGGTTTGTACCTGAAGGAATGGAAAGGCGTACAACCCGCTACGTATCGTACCATTCTGACGGGTATTGCGACTATCATCCTGTCGGTTATGGTCGTTGGCTACGGCAATTATTTGAGTGAATAA
- a CDS encoding DNA-3-methyladenine glycosylase, whose product MPLTTEFYQQPSLDLARNLLGCVLVHNGPEGRTAGIIVETEAYLKDDPACHAYTRKTVRNAPMFGPVGMIYVYQIYGQYYCVNISSGGEGIGEAVLIRALEPTEGLDLMAERRIAAQQRIQQFFGKTYADRVLKPTQLCKGPASLVHAMAITKEMNFWMIQDSPLFIEPAVLHDFDVVQTTRIGIKVGVELPYRFYVKGNAFISKK is encoded by the coding sequence ATGCCGCTCACTACCGAATTCTATCAGCAACCTTCCCTCGATTTAGCCCGTAATTTACTGGGATGTGTATTGGTTCATAACGGTCCCGAGGGCCGCACGGCGGGGATTATCGTCGAAACAGAAGCGTATCTAAAAGACGATCCGGCCTGCCACGCCTACACGCGAAAGACGGTTCGCAATGCCCCCATGTTCGGTCCAGTAGGCATGATTTACGTTTACCAGATTTATGGTCAGTATTACTGCGTCAATATTTCCAGTGGTGGCGAAGGTATTGGCGAGGCCGTTCTGATCCGGGCTTTGGAACCGACGGAAGGGCTGGATTTGATGGCCGAACGTCGTATTGCCGCCCAGCAACGAATTCAGCAGTTTTTTGGGAAAACTTACGCCGATCGGGTACTGAAACCGACGCAGTTGTGTAAGGGACCGGCGAGTCTGGTACACGCCATGGCTATTACCAAGGAGATGAATTTTTGGATGATTCAGGATAGTCCGTTGTTTATCGAACCGGCCGTTTTACACGATTTCGACGTGGTCCAGACGACACGGATTGGCATTAAAGTAGGCGTAGAACTCCCCTATCGTTTCTACGTGAAGGGCAATGCGTTTATTAGTAAGAAATAG
- a CDS encoding NAD(P)-dependent oxidoreductase: MKRIFVCDEMHPSLFEMLDKAGFAYTYQPKAKRDEILEQIADYEGLMIRNKTRVDEAFLQAATRLEFIGRAGAGLDLIDREACDRHHVRLFAANAGNMDAVGEHALGMLLALLNHIHTADREVRQKIWLREANRGTELGGKTVGLIGYGHNGQAFAKRLSGFNVNVLAYDKYRDNYSDAYAKQATMEQLFEQADVLSLHIPLMDETSYLVREDFIGRFQKPFYLINCSRGEIVQLAAVLQGLQSGKILGACLDVLENEKLHQLPAGPDEVFDSLIQLPNVIFTPHVAGWTHESYVRINEVLVQQIAEAFGQPHNNQLITKN, encoded by the coding sequence ATGAAACGAATTTTTGTTTGTGATGAAATGCACCCCAGCCTGTTCGAAATGCTTGACAAAGCCGGGTTTGCCTATACCTATCAACCCAAAGCCAAGCGGGACGAAATTCTCGAACAGATTGCCGATTACGAAGGATTGATGATCCGTAATAAAACCCGCGTGGACGAGGCTTTTCTACAGGCCGCCACGCGTCTGGAATTCATCGGTCGGGCTGGGGCCGGACTGGATCTGATTGACCGGGAAGCCTGCGATCGCCATCACGTACGCCTGTTTGCTGCGAATGCCGGAAATATGGACGCCGTGGGCGAACACGCCCTGGGTATGCTACTGGCTCTGCTCAACCATATCCATACCGCCGACCGGGAAGTACGCCAGAAAATCTGGTTACGCGAAGCCAATCGCGGTACCGAACTGGGCGGCAAAACCGTTGGTCTGATCGGGTACGGGCATAACGGACAGGCCTTTGCCAAACGACTGAGCGGCTTCAACGTGAACGTACTGGCTTACGATAAATACCGGGATAATTATTCCGATGCCTATGCCAAGCAGGCCACGATGGAGCAGCTTTTTGAGCAGGCCGATGTGCTGAGTTTACACATTCCGCTGATGGATGAAACGAGTTACCTGGTACGCGAAGACTTCATTGGCCGTTTTCAGAAGCCTTTCTACCTGATCAACTGTTCGCGGGGAGAGATCGTGCAGCTGGCCGCCGTGTTGCAGGGATTACAATCCGGAAAAATACTGGGAGCTTGCCTGGACGTACTGGAAAACGAAAAACTCCACCAGTTACCCGCCGGTCCTGACGAAGTGTTTGATTCCTTGATTCAATTGCCGAATGTCATCTTTACACCCCACGTAGCGGGCTGGACGCACGAGAGCTACGTCCGGATTAATGAAGTGCTGGTGCAGCAGATTGCGGAGGCGTTTGGGCAACCGCACAACAACCAACTAATAACCAAAAACTAA
- a CDS encoding cation:proton antiporter domain-containing protein has product MRLSVQKFQRMNSNWILIISSSLILVSYLFNFITKKTNIPSVLLLISLGVGLRLFADSRGFYVGRVNDTLPVLGTVGLILIVLEGAMELELDRKKSKLIWQSLLAALGILLATAFTMATPLAIAYGDFHRGLLNAVPLAVISSAIAIPSVANLTDPRKKEFITYESSFSDILGIMLFNFVLMNDELTMASMLHFIVEVVGILLMSLLGCIVLVYLMSRITQHVKFFLIIALLILVYSLAKLFHLSPLLLILAFGLMMNNINLVIPNFLRKYLIHDKLDEELPVFKSITAESAFLIRTYFFVLFGFSIDLQSLTNPKVWLIGGIMVTTLYAMRAMYLKWILNIPLLPELFIAPRGLITILIFFGIPATMVLPDFSGVLLFTIISTNVIMSAGLIYYGRQTGKVIAAPELSDTSDLPAGS; this is encoded by the coding sequence ATGCGATTATCCGTACAAAAGTTTCAACGAATGAACTCCAACTGGATTTTGATTATCAGCAGCAGTCTGATTCTGGTTTCTTACCTGTTTAACTTCATTACTAAAAAAACGAACATTCCCTCCGTTTTACTACTGATTAGTTTAGGCGTAGGGTTACGACTTTTCGCCGATAGCCGGGGTTTTTACGTGGGTCGGGTCAACGATACGCTGCCCGTGTTGGGTACGGTTGGACTCATTCTGATTGTACTGGAGGGAGCTATGGAACTGGAGTTGGACCGGAAAAAGAGCAAGCTGATCTGGCAATCCTTACTGGCGGCTTTAGGCATTTTGCTGGCTACGGCTTTCACGATGGCTACGCCACTAGCCATTGCGTACGGCGATTTTCACCGTGGACTGCTCAATGCGGTACCACTGGCGGTCATCAGTAGTGCGATTGCCATTCCCAGTGTAGCCAACCTGACGGACCCCCGCAAAAAAGAATTCATTACTTACGAAAGTTCGTTCTCCGACATTCTGGGCATCATGCTCTTCAATTTTGTATTGATGAATGACGAACTGACCATGGCATCGATGCTTCACTTTATCGTGGAAGTCGTCGGTATTCTGCTCATGTCGCTGCTGGGTTGTATCGTACTGGTGTATTTGATGAGCCGGATTACGCAGCACGTCAAGTTTTTCCTCATCATTGCTCTACTCATTCTGGTCTACTCGCTGGCCAAGCTCTTTCACTTGTCGCCGCTGCTACTGATTTTGGCGTTTGGGCTAATGATGAACAATATCAATCTGGTCATTCCTAACTTCCTGCGTAAATACCTGATTCACGATAAACTGGACGAAGAATTACCCGTATTCAAGTCCATTACAGCCGAAAGTGCCTTTCTAATTCGTACGTACTTCTTCGTACTGTTTGGTTTCTCGATTGATTTACAATCGCTTACTAATCCCAAAGTCTGGTTGATTGGTGGGATCATGGTAACGACGCTGTACGCCATGCGGGCCATGTATCTGAAGTGGATTTTAAATATTCCCTTATTGCCGGAATTGTTCATTGCTCCCCGGGGATTGATTACGATCCTGATCTTTTTTGGGATACCAGCTACCATGGTTCTACCGGATTTCAGCGGGGTACTGTTGTTCACGATCATCAGTACCAACGTTATCATGTCGGCAGGCCTGATTTACTACGGACGACAAACCGGAAAAGTGATTGCGGCTCCGGAGCTATCCGATACTTCGGATCTGCCAGCGGGGAGTTAA
- a CDS encoding acetyl-CoA C-acyltransferase: MDAYIVAGFRSPVGKAPKGGLRFTRPDDLAATVIKHTLSTIPQLDPSRVDDLIVGNAVPEAEQGMQMGRYISLLALPETVSGLTINRYCGSGLEAVAMAASKIHAGWADCIIAGGTESMSLVPVMGWKTALNYDIAKNHADYYLSMGLTAEQVAQQFKISREAQDAFALASHQKALKAQAEGIFDQEIVPIPVQETFFDPLSGKKKTKEYAVALDEGPRADTSLEALAKLKPVFAANGSVTAGNSSQTSDGAAFVVVMSERLVKELALQPIARMMSYATAGVEPRIMGIGPVAAIPKALKQAGLKLDDIEQVELNEAFAAQSLAVIQELGINPELVNPNGGAIALGHALGSTGARLSVQLLHEMRRRQQKYGMVTACVGGGQGVAGIYEFLN, encoded by the coding sequence ATGGACGCTTACATTGTAGCCGGTTTCCGTAGCCCCGTCGGTAAAGCTCCCAAGGGAGGTTTACGCTTTACTCGCCCCGACGATCTGGCGGCTACGGTTATTAAACATACCCTTTCAACGATTCCTCAACTGGACCCCAGCCGCGTCGACGATCTCATCGTCGGCAACGCCGTACCCGAAGCCGAACAGGGCATGCAGATGGGTCGGTATATTTCGCTACTGGCCCTTCCCGAAACCGTTTCGGGCCTGACGATTAACCGCTACTGCGGTTCCGGTTTGGAAGCCGTGGCCATGGCCGCCAGCAAAATCCACGCGGGCTGGGCCGATTGCATTATTGCGGGTGGTACGGAATCCATGTCGCTGGTGCCGGTGATGGGCTGGAAAACGGCTCTCAACTACGACATTGCCAAAAATCACGCGGATTACTACCTCAGCATGGGTCTTACGGCGGAACAGGTAGCACAACAGTTCAAAATTAGCCGGGAAGCTCAGGATGCCTTTGCTCTGGCTAGCCATCAGAAAGCGTTGAAAGCTCAGGCAGAAGGAATTTTCGATCAGGAAATTGTTCCGATTCCAGTTCAGGAAACCTTTTTTGATCCCCTGAGCGGTAAGAAAAAAACGAAAGAATACGCCGTAGCTCTCGACGAAGGCCCCCGGGCAGATACGAGTCTGGAAGCGTTAGCAAAGCTGAAACCCGTCTTTGCGGCCAATGGTAGCGTTACGGCGGGCAATTCCTCCCAAACTTCCGATGGAGCGGCGTTCGTCGTCGTTATGTCCGAGCGGCTGGTGAAGGAACTGGCCCTGCAACCCATTGCCCGGATGATGAGCTACGCTACGGCGGGCGTCGAACCCCGGATCATGGGCATTGGCCCCGTGGCGGCTATCCCCAAAGCTCTGAAACAGGCGGGACTGAAACTGGACGATATTGAGCAGGTGGAACTGAATGAAGCTTTCGCGGCCCAGTCGCTGGCGGTGATTCAGGAGCTGGGTATCAATCCCGAGCTGGTCAATCCAAACGGTGGAGCCATTGCCTTAGGTCACGCTTTGGGATCTACCGGAGCCCGTTTATCGGTGCAATTGCTCCACGAAATGCGTCGGCGGCAGCAAAAATACGGCATGGTCACGGCCTGCGTCGGCGGCGGTCAGGGCGTAGCCGGTATCTACGAGTTTTTAAATTAA
- the pdxA gene encoding 4-hydroxythreonine-4-phosphate dehydrogenase PdxA: MSEQAQKPVIGITLGDYNGIGPEVILKALHGNQLNKHFTPVVYGSMRVLNRYKHLYDMKDWQLHPAPAADQLNTKMVNVITCFDDSQTNVEPGNVVPEAGQAAYQSLAKAVEDLKAGHLAALVTAPINKYNIQSEEFKFPGHTEYLAEAFSSSEYLMFMVSERLKVGVVTGHVPLGRVRSNINQDAVSRKLTQIIKSLKEDFGIQKPRVAVLSLNPHAGEDGLLGNEEKEVITPVIDQFRKKNHLVYGPFPADGFFGANSWKKFDAILAMYHDQGLMPFKMLAFEDGVNFTAGLPIVRTSPDHGTAYDIAGKNVADPSSMLHALYSALDIVRHRTEWESLEAQGLEHQNSAAMTELPVTDERDPRTETSTRSQERPNKEERPNREDRPNRDERQPREERATREDRPNREDRSNRENRQPREDRRPAASPVATDLPASDPVAEQPLQPKTEEQRTNERPRREDRQNRNNRPQREERQQRPDRRENQNQRPPQEVSADATPSGSEEQRPNERPRREDRQNRNNNPRFQRDERQPRPDRRENQNQRPKPDQEGTPSENREAQVKLLAISQSLLIAKTPPTNAKPDETPEA; encoded by the coding sequence ATGAGCGAGCAAGCACAGAAACCGGTTATTGGCATCACTTTGGGCGATTACAACGGCATCGGACCCGAAGTAATCCTGAAAGCCTTACACGGAAATCAACTCAATAAACATTTTACGCCGGTGGTCTACGGATCGATGCGGGTACTGAACCGTTACAAGCATCTGTACGACATGAAAGACTGGCAACTGCATCCGGCCCCGGCGGCGGATCAGTTGAACACTAAAATGGTCAACGTTATCACCTGTTTTGATGATAGCCAAACCAATGTCGAACCGGGTAATGTAGTACCCGAAGCCGGACAGGCGGCTTACCAGAGTCTGGCCAAAGCCGTTGAAGATCTAAAAGCGGGACATCTGGCCGCTTTGGTGACGGCTCCCATCAACAAGTACAATATTCAATCCGAAGAATTCAAGTTTCCGGGGCATACCGAATACCTCGCCGAAGCCTTCAGCAGTTCTGAATACCTGATGTTCATGGTTTCTGAACGCCTGAAAGTCGGCGTCGTGACGGGTCACGTGCCCTTGGGCCGGGTTCGTTCGAACATCAATCAGGATGCGGTTTCCCGGAAATTAACCCAGATTATTAAATCTTTAAAGGAAGATTTTGGTATCCAGAAACCCCGCGTCGCTGTCCTGAGTTTGAACCCACACGCGGGTGAAGACGGACTTTTAGGTAACGAAGAAAAGGAGGTAATTACCCCCGTAATCGATCAATTCCGGAAGAAAAATCATCTGGTGTACGGACCTTTTCCCGCTGACGGCTTCTTTGGGGCCAATAGCTGGAAGAAATTCGACGCCATTCTGGCGATGTACCACGATCAGGGCCTGATGCCGTTTAAGATGCTGGCTTTTGAAGACGGCGTGAACTTTACGGCAGGTCTGCCCATTGTCCGGACGAGTCCTGATCACGGCACGGCTTACGATATTGCGGGTAAAAATGTAGCGGACCCCAGTTCCATGTTACACGCGTTGTACTCGGCTCTGGACATTGTACGGCATCGTACCGAATGGGAAAGCCTAGAAGCCCAAGGACTGGAGCACCAGAATAGTGCAGCCATGACGGAACTGCCCGTCACGGATGAACGGGATCCTCGAACGGAAACTTCGACCCGCTCACAGGAACGTCCCAATAAGGAAGAGCGTCCCAACCGGGAAGATCGCCCGAATCGCGACGAGCGGCAACCCCGCGAAGAACGAGCGACCCGGGAGGATCGGCCCAATCGGGAAGACCGCTCCAACCGCGAAAATCGGCAACCCCGGGAAGACCGCCGTCCAGCTGCCTCACCCGTAGCTACGGACTTGCCCGCATCGGACCCGGTAGCCGAACAACCGCTTCAGCCCAAAACCGAAGAACAACGAACGAACGAACGCCCCCGGCGGGAGGACCGACAAAATCGGAATAACCGTCCCCAACGGGAAGAGCGTCAGCAACGCCCAGATCGGCGGGAAAATCAAAACCAGCGGCCCCCGCAGGAAGTCAGTGCTGACGCGACCCCTTCCGGCAGCGAAGAACAACGTCCCAATGAACGCCCCCGGCGGGAAGACCGGCAAAATCGGAATAACAACCCCCGTTTCCAGCGAGACGAGCGTCAGCCACGCCCGGATCGGCGGGAAAATCAGAACCAGCGGCCTAAACCGGATCAGGAAGGAACCCCTTCGGAAAATCGGGAAGCCCAGGTAAAATTATTAGCGATTTCTCAATCTTTACTGATTGCCAAAACGCCGCCAACCAACGCTAAACCGGACGAGACCCCTGAAGCTTAG